One window of Buchnera aphidicola genomic DNA carries:
- a CDS encoding alpha/beta fold hydrolase has translation MKKKNKKIYWSIQGKGKINIVFFHGWGIYSIVWKNIVNLLKPYFTLHLIDLPGFGKSIYYPIMTFKQLSQYLLKKTKNKVIWLGWSMGGLIAHYLGYYFPNQTLAVIYVTSSPYFIREKKWPGTTIDTLNVMKKNILFNYEEFFKQFIILHALNSQQKDVLNVKKKYLFLKKYPNPKKKSIEVGYQWLTKTDQRNQKLSHHIPILRIYGALDNLVPIQTCYHANLLWPHSNYYIIAHARHAPFLSHPHAFCNIINKFIQEKTLLR, from the coding sequence ATGAAAAAAAAAAATAAAAAAATATATTGGTCTATTCAAGGCAAGGGAAAAATCAACATAGTTTTTTTTCATGGATGGGGAATCTACTCCATTGTATGGAAAAATATTGTTAATTTACTAAAACCATATTTTACATTACATTTAATAGACTTGCCTGGATTTGGAAAAAGCATTTATTACCCGATCATGACATTTAAACAATTATCCCAATATTTATTAAAAAAAACAAAAAATAAGGTAATATGGCTAGGATGGTCCATGGGAGGATTAATAGCTCATTATTTAGGCTATTATTTCCCTAATCAAACTCTTGCTGTCATCTACGTAACTTCATCGCCTTATTTTATAAGAGAAAAAAAATGGCCCGGCACTACCATAGACACATTAAATGTTATGAAAAAGAATATATTGTTTAATTATGAAGAATTTTTTAAACAATTTATCATCTTGCACGCATTAAACTCCCAACAAAAAGATGTTCTAAATGTTAAAAAAAAATATTTATTTTTAAAAAAATATCCTAATCCAAAAAAAAAATCTATTGAAGTAGGATATCAGTGGTTAACCAAAACCGATCAGAGAAATCAAAAACTTTCTCATCATATTCCAATATTACGAATATATGGTGCACTAGATAATCTTGTCCCAATACAAACGTGTTATCACGCCAATTTGCTATGGCCTCATAGTAATTATTATATTATTGCTCATGCAAGACATGCACCTTTTTTATCTCATCCTCATGCTTTTTGTAACATTATAAATAAATTTATACAAGAAAAGACTTTATTGCGTTAA
- the ssb gene encoding single-stranded DNA-binding protein codes for MASRGVNKVILIGYLGQDPDVRYMPNGGAVVNITIATSDVWRDKNTGETKEKTEWHRVVLFGKIAEISGQYLKKGSQVYIEGSLQTRKWKDQNGLDRYTTEVVVSVTGSMQMLGSRNTNSNMNPESSGNKKTPIALDKNLTTSNLSEKNVNNDLSSEYNDKSHLVDTASKIDFDDDDIPF; via the coding sequence ATGGCAAGTAGAGGTGTAAATAAAGTTATTTTGATCGGTTATTTAGGTCAAGATCCTGATGTTCGTTATATGCCTAATGGCGGGGCGGTAGTGAATATTACTATTGCTACCTCTGATGTTTGGCGAGACAAAAATACAGGTGAAACTAAAGAAAAAACTGAATGGCATCGTGTAGTTTTGTTTGGTAAAATAGCAGAAATTTCTGGTCAATATTTGAAAAAAGGATCTCAAGTATATATTGAGGGATCTCTACAAACGCGTAAATGGAAAGATCAAAATGGACTGGATCGTTATACAACTGAAGTCGTAGTTAGTGTTACTGGATCTATGCAAATGTTAGGTTCTCGCAACACAAACAGCAATATGAATCCAGAATCTTCTGGTAATAAAAAAACGCCTATTGCCCTAGACAAAAATTTAACTACTTCTAACCTTTCTGAAAAAAATGTTAATAATGACCTTTCTTCAGAATATAATGATAAATCCCATTTAGTGGATACAGCATCAAAGATTGATTTTGATGATGACGATATTCCGTTTTAG
- the dusA gene encoding tRNA dihydrouridine(20/20a) synthase DusA has protein sequence MIFLLISANHIIKNIKIPNMKKNNLNIFSVAPMLKYTDKHCLFFYRQLTKKAFLYTEMITSQQILKKKLIFKSKEIKKTKPIAIQLAGNDPINLSKCAKIAYSKGFDEINLNIGCPSQNAQFGNFGVCLMHNAALVYQLIKSIYFSVPIPISIKIRLGTSKHHSYQFLSQFIRRVSKNKYCIKFIIHARIADLRINNTKKNRNIPLLNYQFVYQIKKDFPHLKIILNGGIKSIQEIKYHLKHVDGVMMGRGIYKNPLLLCKINTEIFAQKNISLNKCFQTMLIYINQETCTGTPIFHIMKHMLHIFYNHPQAKKWKKYVLSYINKKKNIYKLFKKISENFNRKILLD, from the coding sequence ATGATATTCTTGTTGATATCAGCAAATCATATCATTAAAAATATTAAAATACCTAATATGAAAAAAAATAATTTAAATATATTTTCAGTAGCCCCGATGCTGAAATATACTGATAAACATTGTTTATTTTTTTATAGACAATTAACAAAAAAAGCATTTTTATATACCGAAATGATTACTAGCCAGCAAATCTTAAAAAAAAAATTAATATTTAAAAGCAAAGAAATTAAAAAAACAAAACCTATAGCAATACAATTAGCTGGCAATGACCCAATAAATTTATCTAAATGTGCTAAAATTGCATACTCTAAAGGATTTGATGAAATTAATTTAAATATCGGCTGTCCATCACAAAACGCTCAATTTGGAAATTTTGGTGTGTGCTTAATGCACAACGCCGCTTTAGTGTATCAGTTAATAAAGTCAATATACTTTTCTGTCCCAATACCTATTAGCATAAAAATAAGGTTAGGGACTAGTAAACATCATAGTTATCAGTTTCTTAGTCAATTTATTCGCCGAGTATCAAAAAATAAATATTGTATTAAATTTATTATACATGCTAGAATTGCTGATTTGAGAATTAATAATACAAAAAAAAATCGCAATATACCTTTATTAAACTATCAATTTGTATATCAAATAAAAAAAGATTTTCCTCATTTAAAAATTATTTTAAATGGAGGAATCAAGTCTATTCAGGAAATTAAATATCACTTAAAGCACGTTGATGGCGTAATGATGGGCAGAGGAATATACAAAAATCCGTTACTTTTATGTAAAATCAATACAGAAATATTTGCTCAAAAAAATATCTCGTTAAATAAGTGTTTCCAAACAATGCTGATATACATTAATCAAGAGACATGTACCGGAACACCTATTTTTCATATTATGAAACACATGTTACATATCTTTTATAATCACCCTCAAGCAAAAAAATGGAAAAAATATGTTTTATCTTACATAAATAAAAAAAAAAACATATATAAGTTATTTAAAAAAATATCTGAAAACTTTAACCGAAAAATATTACTGGATTAA
- the dnaB gene encoding replicative DNA helicase, whose protein sequence is MIEKKNTMQLKIPPHSLEAEQSVLGGLMLDNQQWDIISEHIVMEDFYNRQHQLIFCEMKCLMEKGSPIDLITLSESLEQKGELNSVGKFSYLAEISKNTPSVTNIVAYAEIIRERAIIREIIVAAHNIAYAGYYPKGRKSAELLDYAESRVFKISEMRVKNNDGPKNIEKILDTTIQSIEKLINNPNNGITGLNTGYHDLNKKTSGLQKSDLIIIAARPSMGKTTFAMNLCENTALLYEKPILIFSLEMPGEQIMIRMLSSLSRVNQSKIRTGQLNDEEWSRISSTINILLKKKNIYIDDSSGLTPNEVRSRSRKIYRENNGLSLIMIDYLQLIKIPSLSGNRTLEIAEISRTLKSLAKELNIPIIALSQLNRSLEQRSDKRPVNSDLRESGSLEQDADLILFIYRDELYHENSELKGIAEIIIGKQRNGPTGTIRLTFNGQWSRFDNYANPEYHF, encoded by the coding sequence ATGATAGAAAAAAAAAATACAATGCAACTTAAAATCCCTCCACACTCATTAGAAGCTGAACAGTCGGTATTAGGAGGGTTAATGCTAGATAATCAACAATGGGATATAATTTCTGAACATATTGTCATGGAAGATTTTTATAACCGACAACATCAATTAATTTTTTGTGAAATGAAATGCTTGATGGAAAAAGGTTCACCAATAGATCTAATTACTTTATCTGAATCGTTAGAACAGAAAGGAGAATTAAATAGCGTAGGTAAATTTTCATATTTAGCTGAAATTTCAAAAAATACACCTAGTGTCACTAATATCGTAGCCTATGCGGAGATAATAAGAGAAAGAGCAATTATAAGAGAAATTATTGTAGCCGCACATAATATTGCATATGCAGGATATTATCCGAAAGGAAGGAAAAGCGCAGAACTATTAGATTACGCTGAATCGAGAGTATTTAAAATTTCAGAAATGCGGGTAAAAAATAATGACGGACCGAAAAACATAGAAAAAATTTTAGATACTACAATTCAATCCATTGAAAAATTAATCAATAATCCTAACAACGGAATTACAGGCTTAAATACCGGATATCATGATTTAAATAAAAAAACATCAGGATTACAAAAATCAGATCTGATTATTATTGCCGCCCGACCCTCTATGGGTAAAACAACATTTGCAATGAATTTATGCGAAAATACCGCTTTATTATATGAAAAACCAATTTTAATTTTTAGTTTAGAGATGCCAGGAGAGCAGATCATGATACGAATGCTGTCTTCTTTGTCACGAGTAAATCAATCTAAAATTCGAACCGGACAATTAAACGATGAAGAATGGAGCCGTATATCAAGTACTATAAATATTTTATTAAAAAAAAAAAATATTTACATTGATGATTCATCTGGACTGACGCCTAATGAAGTTCGATCTCGTTCACGTAAAATATACAGGGAAAATAATGGATTAAGTTTAATAATGATTGATTACCTTCAGTTAATTAAAATACCGTCACTATCTGGCAACCGTACTCTAGAAATAGCCGAAATTTCAAGAACATTAAAATCATTAGCTAAAGAATTAAATATTCCTATTATCGCGTTATCACAGTTAAACCGATCTCTTGAGCAAAGATCTGATAAAAGACCAGTAAATTCTGATCTGAGAGAATCCGGATCATTAGAACAAGATGCTGATTTAATTTTATTTATTTATCGAGATGAATTGTATCATGAAAATAGTGAATTAAAAGGAATCGCAGAAATTATCATAGGAAAACAAAGAAACGGACCAACGGGGACAATACGGTTAACATTTAACGGACAATGGTCCAGATTTGATAACTATGCTAATCCTGAATATCATTTTTAA